One Kitasatospora sp. NBC_01266 genomic window carries:
- the thpR gene encoding RNA 2',3'-cyclic phosphodiesterase — protein sequence MDHDPEPSTLRVFVALAPPDDAKDELARALQPAYAAYPQLRWNRIEDWHITLAFLGELPSTAVPTLRSTLAAQAASHPAPRLGLRGGGHFDERTLWSGIDGDLEGLHLLAADVRDVVRSCRIEFRDRPLRPHLTLARSRRDDPASVLLAAAGLTGFVGRMWRAERLHLVGSNFGRGPGPIRYRDIEAWRFGTAVRTGSGPAGT from the coding sequence GTGGACCATGACCCTGAGCCCTCGACCCTGCGCGTCTTCGTGGCACTGGCCCCGCCCGACGACGCGAAGGACGAACTGGCCCGGGCCCTCCAGCCTGCCTACGCCGCGTACCCGCAGCTGCGGTGGAACCGGATCGAGGACTGGCACATCACCCTGGCCTTCCTCGGTGAGCTGCCCTCCACAGCAGTGCCCACGCTGCGGTCGACGCTGGCTGCCCAGGCGGCATCGCACCCCGCCCCGCGCCTGGGCCTGCGCGGCGGCGGCCACTTCGACGAGCGAACGCTCTGGAGCGGGATCGACGGGGACCTGGAGGGACTGCACCTGCTCGCCGCCGACGTCCGGGACGTGGTGAGGTCCTGCCGAATCGAGTTCAGGGACCGTCCGCTGCGCCCCCATCTGACCCTGGCACGGTCCCGCCGCGACGATCCCGCCAGCGTGCTCCTGGCCGCCGCCGGGCTCACCGGGTTCGTGGGCCGGATGTGGCGGGCCGAACGTCTCCACCTGGTCGGCAGCAACTTCGGCCGCGGGCCCGGGCCGATCCGCTACCGCGACATCGAGGCGTGGCGGTTCGGCACCGCCGTCCGGACCGGCAGCGGTCCCGCCGGGACGTAG
- the uppS gene encoding polyprenyl diphosphate synthase, whose amino-acid sequence MLRNEAAFNGSPELRASYELCAAETRQFLAPMWTATELVPAAIRPHFHAVHAFMVRTDRIADEGAEADREQLITRWRRDTLEELRAGRSEHPLRRAFVDTVWQWDLDQGMVEEFLEAIGTDCVRPPVFETFADQRRYLRGVSGVVAELWTPLLGARGPEVSSLTSVLGEVCQLVDIFEDLPVDLAAGRCYLPREDMRGLRLEVGDLRSGERREALDALVGVQLGHWRGLLEQVVPVTGMVGSDCQPFLHSLLLGAQLQFDEVSLQQGRVFVDGVEPLTSAGAARRRPARADVGAVPGHVAVIMDGNRRWAALRGLPAVQGHHAGERAAMRLVNAALRLGVGHLSIYAFSTENWDRSQEELAALFDTLADGIAQGATWLHELGVRVRWCGRRDRIEPSLASALAVVESMTSNNGVLSLTLCVDYGGRDELAAAARALAAEAVAGRIRPEDIGPADLARNLYVPDLPDIDLLIRTSGEQRISNFLPWHLAYAELVFDPTPWPDFGLAQLREALTAYAGRRRRFGGDLPAPARPAEPAPVS is encoded by the coding sequence GTGTTGAGGAACGAGGCGGCGTTCAACGGTTCACCCGAACTGCGTGCGTCCTACGAGCTGTGCGCGGCCGAGACCAGGCAGTTCCTGGCACCGATGTGGACGGCGACCGAGCTGGTGCCCGCCGCGATCCGCCCCCATTTCCACGCCGTGCACGCCTTCATGGTGCGGACCGACCGCATCGCCGACGAGGGAGCGGAGGCCGACCGCGAGCAGCTGATCACCCGTTGGCGCCGCGACACGCTGGAGGAGCTGCGCGCCGGGCGCAGCGAGCACCCGTTGCGGCGGGCGTTCGTGGACACGGTGTGGCAGTGGGATCTGGACCAGGGGATGGTCGAGGAGTTCCTCGAGGCCATCGGTACCGACTGCGTCCGCCCGCCGGTGTTCGAGACCTTCGCGGACCAGCGGCGCTACCTGCGAGGAGTCTCGGGGGTGGTTGCCGAGCTGTGGACTCCGCTGCTGGGCGCGAGGGGGCCGGAGGTGTCGTCGCTGACCTCCGTGCTGGGCGAGGTGTGCCAGCTGGTGGACATCTTCGAGGATCTGCCGGTCGACCTCGCCGCCGGGCGGTGCTACCTGCCGCGCGAGGACATGCGCGGGCTGCGGCTGGAGGTCGGTGACCTGCGGAGCGGTGAGCGGCGGGAGGCGTTGGACGCGTTGGTGGGCGTCCAACTCGGCCACTGGCGCGGCCTGCTGGAGCAGGTGGTGCCGGTGACCGGGATGGTGGGTTCCGACTGCCAGCCGTTCCTGCACAGCCTGCTGCTGGGGGCGCAGTTGCAGTTCGACGAGGTCTCGCTCCAGCAGGGTCGGGTGTTCGTCGACGGTGTCGAGCCGCTGACGTCGGCCGGGGCGGCGCGCCGTCGCCCGGCCCGGGCGGACGTGGGTGCGGTGCCGGGCCATGTCGCAGTGATCATGGACGGCAACCGGCGGTGGGCCGCGCTGCGGGGCCTGCCGGCCGTTCAGGGCCATCACGCGGGCGAGCGGGCCGCGATGCGCCTGGTCAACGCCGCCCTGCGGCTGGGAGTCGGGCACCTGAGCATCTACGCGTTCTCCACCGAGAACTGGGACCGTTCCCAGGAGGAACTGGCCGCCCTGTTCGACACCCTGGCCGACGGGATCGCCCAAGGCGCGACCTGGCTGCACGAACTCGGCGTGCGGGTGCGCTGGTGCGGGCGGCGCGACCGCATCGAGCCGTCGCTCGCTTCCGCCCTGGCCGTGGTGGAGAGCATGACGTCGAACAACGGGGTGCTGTCGCTGACCCTCTGCGTCGACTACGGCGGACGGGACGAACTGGCCGCCGCCGCCCGCGCGCTGGCCGCCGAGGCGGTCGCGGGGAGGATCCGGCCCGAGGACATCGGCCCCGCCGACCTGGCCCGGAACCTCTACGTACCCGACCTGCCCGACATCGACCTGCTGATCCGCACCTCCGGCGAGCAGCGGATCAGCAACTTCCTGCCCTGGCACCTCGCCTACGCCGAACTGGTCTTCGACCCGACCCCCTGGCCGGACTTCGGCCTGGCGCAGTTGCGGGAGGCCCTCACGGCGTACGCCGGCCGCCGGCGCCGGTTCGGCGGCGACCTTCCCGCGCCCGCCCGCCCGGCGGAACCAGCCCCCGTCTCCTGA